The Streptomyces pactum genome contains a region encoding:
- a CDS encoding pyridoxal phosphate-dependent aminotransferase, translating to MEFRQSNKLSEVCYEIRGPVIEQANALEEAGHSVLRLNTGNPALFGFEAPEEILQDMIRMLPSAHGYTDSRGVLSARRAVAQRYQALGLEVDVDDVFLGNGVSELVSMAVQALLEDGDEVLVPAPDFPLWTAVTTLAGGKAVHYLCDERADWYPDLADMESKITDRTKAVVIINPNNPTGAVYPKEIVEGILDLARRHGLMVFADEIYDQILYDDAVHHSAAALAPDLVVLTFCGLSKTYRVAGFRSGWLVVTGPRQHARNYLEGLTMLASMRLCANAPAQYAIQAALGGRQSIRELTAPGGRLREQRDVAWEKLNEIPGVSCVKPKGALYAFPRIDPKVHEIHDDERFVLDLLLREKIQVVQGTGFNWPSPDHFRILTLPHADDLEAAIGRIGRFLGGYRQ from the coding sequence ATGGAGTTCCGGCAGTCGAACAAGCTCAGCGAGGTCTGTTACGAGATCCGCGGCCCGGTCATCGAGCAGGCCAACGCACTGGAGGAGGCGGGGCACAGCGTGCTGCGCCTGAACACCGGCAACCCCGCGCTCTTCGGTTTCGAGGCCCCGGAGGAGATCCTCCAGGACATGATCCGCATGCTGCCTAGCGCGCACGGCTACACCGACTCCCGCGGCGTCCTCTCCGCCCGCCGGGCCGTCGCGCAGCGCTACCAGGCCCTCGGCCTGGAGGTCGACGTCGACGACGTCTTCCTCGGCAACGGCGTATCCGAGCTGGTCTCCATGGCCGTACAGGCCCTGCTCGAGGACGGCGACGAGGTCCTCGTCCCCGCCCCCGACTTCCCCCTCTGGACGGCGGTGACGACCCTCGCGGGCGGCAAGGCGGTCCACTACCTGTGCGACGAGCGGGCGGACTGGTACCCGGACCTGGCCGACATGGAGTCCAAGATCACCGACCGCACCAAGGCGGTCGTCATCATCAACCCCAACAACCCCACCGGCGCCGTCTACCCCAAGGAGATCGTCGAGGGCATCCTCGACCTCGCCCGCCGCCACGGCCTGATGGTCTTCGCCGACGAGATCTACGACCAGATCCTGTACGACGACGCCGTGCACCATTCGGCCGCCGCCCTCGCTCCCGATCTGGTGGTCCTCACCTTCTGCGGCCTGTCCAAGACCTACCGGGTGGCGGGCTTCCGCTCGGGCTGGCTGGTGGTCACGGGCCCGCGGCAGCACGCGCGGAACTACCTGGAGGGCCTGACCATGCTGGCCTCCATGCGCCTGTGCGCCAACGCGCCCGCCCAGTACGCCATCCAGGCGGCGCTCGGCGGCCGCCAGTCGATCCGCGAGCTGACGGCACCGGGCGGACGCCTGCGCGAACAGCGCGACGTGGCCTGGGAGAAGCTGAACGAGATCCCGGGTGTGTCGTGCGTGAAGCCGAAGGGCGCGCTGTACGCGTTCCCGCGCATCGACCCGAAGGTGCACGAGATCCACGACGACGAGCGGTTCGTCCTGGACCTGCTGCTGAGGGAGAAGATCCAGGTGGTCCAGGGCACCGGCTTCAACTGGCCCTCCCCCGACCACTTCCGCATCCTGACCCTGCCTCACGCGGACGACCTGGAGGCGGCCATCGGGCGGATCGGCCGGTTCCTGGGCGGGTACCGGCAGTAG
- a CDS encoding histidine phosphatase family protein, whose translation MGDLFLVRHGETEWSRSGRHTGLTDVPLTENGREQARSLVPLIRSHRIGAAFVSPFQRARETAELIGLHGVRIEPDLHEWDYGGYEGITTVEIHRTRPDWFLFSDGVTPGPPDHPGETPEQVGERADRVLAKVEAAFANTEGCVVLVAHGHFLRVLTARHLGLPASDGALFQLGTGTLCRLGTEHGRPVIAAWNVRPPS comes from the coding sequence ATGGGTGATCTCTTTCTGGTCCGGCACGGTGAGACCGAGTGGTCGCGGTCCGGACGGCACACCGGGCTGACGGATGTGCCGCTGACCGAGAACGGCAGGGAGCAGGCTCGGAGTCTCGTGCCGTTGATCCGGTCGCACCGGATCGGTGCCGCGTTCGTCAGCCCGTTCCAGCGGGCTCGGGAGACGGCCGAGCTGATCGGGCTGCACGGGGTGCGGATCGAGCCGGACCTGCACGAGTGGGACTACGGCGGATACGAGGGGATCACGACGGTCGAGATCCACCGGACCCGGCCGGACTGGTTCCTGTTCTCCGACGGCGTGACGCCCGGCCCGCCGGACCACCCCGGGGAGACGCCGGAGCAGGTCGGGGAGCGGGCCGACCGGGTGCTGGCCAAGGTGGAGGCCGCGTTCGCGAACACCGAGGGGTGCGTGGTGCTGGTGGCGCACGGGCACTTCCTGCGCGTGCTGACCGCGCGGCACCTGGGGCTGCCGGCATCGGACGGCGCCCTGTTCCAGCTCGGCACGGGGACGCTGTGCCGGCTGGGCACGGAGCACGGGCGGCCGGTGATCGCCGCCTGGAATGTCAGACCCCCGTCGTAG
- a CDS encoding acyl-CoA thioesterase: MSEPFSVPVTVRGYEIDTQGHLNQSVYLNYAEHARWSLLQAAGVRQADLIARGVGPVALETTIRYRRELLAGDEVEVTCAFEWGEGRTFRIRQLIRKADGTVAAEIEGVGGLMDLEARKLVADPHRRLKELASDPALFGP, translated from the coding sequence GTGAGTGAGCCGTTTTCCGTGCCGGTCACGGTCCGCGGGTACGAGATCGATACGCAGGGCCACCTGAACCAGTCCGTGTACCTGAACTACGCGGAGCACGCCCGCTGGTCGCTGCTCCAGGCGGCCGGCGTCCGGCAGGCCGACCTGATCGCCCGCGGTGTGGGGCCGGTCGCCCTGGAGACGACCATCCGCTACCGGCGGGAGTTGCTCGCCGGCGACGAGGTCGAGGTGACCTGCGCGTTCGAGTGGGGCGAGGGCAGGACGTTCCGGATCCGGCAGCTCATCCGCAAGGCGGACGGCACGGTCGCGGCGGAGATCGAGGGCGTCGGCGGGCTCATGGACCTCGAGGCCCGCAAACTGGTGGCGGATCCGCACCGGCGGCTCAAGGAGCTGGCCTCGGATCCCGCGCTGTTCGGGCCGTGA
- a CDS encoding nucleobase:cation symporter-2 family protein has protein sequence MADHPVDEKLPPLKMATTGLQHVAAMYAGVVAPPLIVGAAIGLTATELTFLTGACLFTAGLATFLQTLGIWKIGARLPFVNGVTFAGVAPMTAIVASTEDKSDALPIIFGAVIVAGLLGFVAAPFFSKAIRFFPPVVTGTVITLIGISLLPVAFGWAQGASPEADDFGSATNLGLAAITLVIVLLLRRFTRGFVKQIAVLLGLVAGTLIAIPFGVTDFGPVADASVVGFPTPFHFGAPQFQLAAILSMCVVMVVSMTESTADMLALGEIVDRKADEKVIAAGLRADTLGSAISPLFNGFMCSAFAQNIGLVAMTKIRSRYVVAAGGGFLVLMGLCPMAASLIAVVPRPVLGGAGVVLFGSVAASGIQTLVRASLDKDNNVLIVAVSLAVGIIPIAAPEFYHSFPENAKIILDSGISTGCVAAVLLNLIFNHIGGRGREAEDVTHPMEAGTEISEASRAPATP, from the coding sequence GTGGCCGACCACCCTGTTGACGAGAAACTTCCGCCACTGAAAATGGCGACGACCGGCCTGCAGCACGTGGCCGCCATGTACGCCGGAGTCGTCGCACCACCCCTGATCGTCGGTGCGGCCATCGGCCTGACCGCCACCGAACTGACCTTCCTCACCGGCGCCTGCCTGTTCACGGCAGGCCTCGCCACCTTCCTGCAGACCCTCGGCATCTGGAAGATCGGTGCCCGGCTGCCCTTCGTCAACGGCGTCACCTTCGCCGGTGTCGCCCCCATGACCGCGATCGTCGCCTCCACGGAGGACAAGTCCGACGCGTTGCCGATCATCTTCGGCGCCGTCATCGTCGCCGGACTCCTCGGATTCGTCGCGGCCCCCTTCTTCAGCAAGGCGATCCGCTTCTTCCCACCGGTCGTCACCGGCACGGTCATCACCCTGATCGGCATATCCCTGCTGCCGGTGGCCTTCGGCTGGGCCCAGGGCGCCAGTCCCGAGGCCGACGACTTCGGGTCCGCGACCAATCTGGGCCTGGCCGCGATCACCCTCGTCATCGTCCTGCTCCTGCGACGCTTCACCCGCGGTTTCGTCAAGCAGATCGCCGTGCTGCTCGGCCTCGTCGCGGGCACGCTCATCGCCATCCCGTTCGGCGTCACGGACTTCGGGCCGGTCGCGGACGCGAGCGTCGTCGGCTTCCCGACCCCGTTCCACTTCGGCGCCCCGCAGTTCCAGCTCGCGGCGATCCTCTCCATGTGCGTGGTGATGGTGGTCTCCATGACGGAGTCCACCGCCGACATGCTCGCCCTGGGCGAGATCGTGGACCGCAAGGCCGACGAGAAGGTCATCGCGGCCGGCCTGCGCGCCGACACCCTCGGCTCGGCGATCAGCCCGCTGTTCAACGGCTTCATGTGCAGCGCCTTCGCCCAGAACATCGGCCTGGTCGCGATGACGAAGATCCGCAGCCGCTACGTCGTCGCCGCGGGCGGCGGCTTCCTGGTCCTGATGGGCCTGTGTCCCATGGCCGCCTCGCTCATCGCCGTCGTGCCCCGCCCGGTGCTCGGCGGCGCCGGCGTGGTGCTGTTCGGCTCGGTCGCGGCCAGCGGCATCCAGACCCTGGTCCGGGCGAGCCTGGACAAGGACAACAACGTCCTGATCGTGGCGGTGTCCCTGGCCGTCGGCATCATCCCGATCGCGGCGCCGGAGTTCTACCACTCGTTCCCGGAGAACGCGAAGATCATCCTCGACTCGGGCATCTCGACCGGCTGTGTGGCCGCCGTCCTGCTCAACCTGATCTTCAACCACATCGGCGGCCGGGGGCGGGAAGCGGAGGACGTGACCCATCCGATGGAGGCCGGCACGGAGATCAGCGAGGCGTCCCGGGCCCCGGCCACGCCGTGA
- a CDS encoding 8-oxoguanine deaminase, which translates to MAASSAAERVVIENCAIATVDAGDTEIASGHLVLAGNRIESVGAGGAPEGLGNVARRIDATGHLATPGLVNTHHHFYQWLTRGLATDHNLFDWLVALYPTWARIDEPMAYAAAQGSLAMMARGGVTTAMDHHYVFPRGSGDLSGAIIRAARETGVRFTLARGSMDRGESDGGLPPDFAVESLDDALAATEATVRQHHDSSFDAMTQVAGAPCSPFSVSTELMRQGAELARRLGVRLHTHGSETVEEEKFCHELFGMGPTDYFESTGWLGEDVWMAHCVHMNDADIAAFARTRTGVAHCPSSNARLAAGIARVPDMLAAGVPVGLGVDGTASNESGELHTELRGALLVNRLGAHREAALNAREALRLGTYGGARVLGRAAETGSLEPGKLADLVLWRMDTLAHSSIADPVTALVFGAAAPVTASFVNGRQIVENGRLLTVDEDAIARSTRDEARRLARIAAQD; encoded by the coding sequence ATGGCAGCATCATCGGCAGCCGAGCGCGTGGTGATCGAGAACTGTGCGATCGCCACGGTGGACGCGGGCGACACCGAGATCGCCTCGGGCCACCTCGTCCTCGCCGGCAACAGGATCGAGTCCGTCGGCGCGGGAGGGGCACCCGAGGGTCTGGGGAACGTGGCGCGCCGGATCGACGCGACCGGCCACCTGGCCACCCCCGGCCTGGTCAACACCCACCACCACTTCTACCAGTGGCTCACCCGGGGCCTGGCCACCGACCACAACCTGTTCGACTGGCTGGTCGCGCTCTACCCGACCTGGGCGCGCATCGACGAGCCGATGGCATACGCGGCGGCCCAGGGCTCCCTCGCCATGATGGCCCGCGGCGGCGTCACCACCGCCATGGACCACCACTACGTCTTCCCGCGGGGCTCCGGCGACCTGTCCGGCGCGATCATCCGCGCCGCCCGCGAGACGGGCGTCCGCTTCACCCTCGCCCGCGGCTCCATGGACCGCGGCGAGTCCGACGGCGGCCTGCCGCCGGACTTCGCGGTGGAGAGCCTGGACGACGCGCTCGCCGCCACCGAGGCCACCGTCAGGCAGCACCACGACTCCTCCTTCGACGCGATGACCCAGGTCGCCGGCGCCCCCTGCTCCCCGTTCTCCGTCTCCACCGAACTGATGCGCCAGGGCGCGGAGCTGGCCCGCCGGCTCGGCGTACGGCTGCACACCCACGGCTCGGAGACCGTGGAGGAGGAGAAGTTCTGCCACGAGCTGTTCGGCATGGGCCCGACCGACTACTTCGAGTCCACCGGATGGCTCGGCGAGGACGTGTGGATGGCGCACTGCGTCCACATGAACGACGCCGACATCGCCGCCTTCGCCCGCACCAGGACCGGTGTCGCCCACTGCCCGTCCTCCAACGCGCGACTGGCCGCCGGAATCGCCCGGGTCCCCGACATGCTCGCCGCCGGCGTCCCGGTCGGTCTCGGCGTCGACGGCACCGCCTCCAACGAGTCCGGCGAACTCCACACCGAACTGCGAGGCGCCCTGCTGGTCAACCGCCTCGGTGCCCACCGCGAGGCCGCGCTGAACGCCCGCGAGGCGCTGCGGCTGGGCACCTACGGCGGTGCCCGGGTCCTGGGCCGGGCCGCCGAGACCGGCTCACTGGAGCCCGGCAAGCTGGCCGACCTGGTGCTGTGGCGGATGGACACCCTCGCCCACTCCTCCATCGCCGACCCGGTGACCGCCCTGGTCTTCGGCGCCGCGGCCCCGGTCACGGCATCGTTCGTGAACGGCCGCCAGATCGTCGAGAACGGCCGGCTGCTCACGGTCGACGAGGACGCCATCGCCCGCTCCACCCGGGACGAGGCGCGGCGCCTGGCGCGGATCGCGGCCCAGGACTGA
- a CDS encoding nucleobase:cation symporter-2 family protein, whose translation MALPAKGPVTGPGSTPPVHEEDAVTSVHPVDEKLHPSRLVPAALQHIAAMYAGVVTPPLIIGQAVGLDIEGRTRLIAASLLIAGVATLLQTLGVKGFVGNRLPFVNAASSAGIAPILAIAETNGDGGQLPAIYGAVMVAGVFCLAVGPFFGRLLRFFPPLVTGVVITLIGVTLMPVPVGWAQGGDEAAADFGSMRNLALAAFTLGAILVIQRFGKGFLKQVALLFGLLIGTLVAVPAGMADFSALKSAPLAALPAPFAFGAPEFQPAAILSLCIVMLVLMTESSAGMLALGEICDRRADARVITRGLRTDGLATLVGPVFGGFPTSAFAQNVGVVSLTRVRSRYVVAVAGATLLVLGAFPVLGAVVSLVPMPVLGGAGIVLFGSIAVSGIRTLSEAGLDDSSNIILVAVALGAGIIPLAAPTFYAEFPAWAQTVLGSGISAGALVAVSLNLFFHHLGTRGRPAAAALKSS comes from the coding sequence ATGGCACTGCCTGCGAAAGGGCCCGTGACAGGCCCGGGTTCCACCCCGCCGGTGCACGAAGAGGACGCCGTCACGTCCGTGCACCCGGTGGACGAGAAGCTCCACCCCTCGCGGCTCGTCCCCGCCGCGCTCCAGCACATCGCCGCCATGTACGCGGGCGTTGTCACTCCTCCGCTCATCATCGGCCAGGCCGTCGGACTCGACATCGAGGGCCGCACCCGGCTGATCGCCGCGAGCCTGCTCATCGCGGGCGTCGCCACCCTGCTCCAGACCCTCGGCGTCAAGGGCTTCGTCGGCAACCGCCTGCCGTTCGTCAACGCCGCCTCCTCCGCCGGCATCGCCCCGATCCTCGCCATCGCCGAGACCAACGGCGACGGCGGCCAACTCCCCGCCATCTACGGCGCGGTGATGGTCGCCGGCGTCTTCTGCCTCGCCGTCGGCCCGTTCTTCGGCCGGCTGCTCCGCTTCTTCCCGCCGCTGGTCACGGGCGTCGTCATCACCCTCATCGGGGTCACGCTGATGCCGGTCCCGGTCGGCTGGGCCCAGGGCGGTGACGAGGCCGCCGCCGACTTCGGCTCGATGCGCAACCTCGCGCTCGCCGCCTTCACCCTCGGCGCCATCCTCGTCATCCAGCGCTTCGGCAAGGGGTTCCTCAAGCAGGTCGCCCTGCTCTTCGGCCTGCTCATCGGCACCCTGGTCGCCGTCCCGGCCGGCATGGCCGACTTCAGCGCCCTGAAGTCCGCGCCCCTAGCCGCGCTGCCCGCCCCCTTCGCCTTCGGCGCCCCGGAGTTCCAGCCCGCGGCCATCCTCTCGCTGTGCATCGTGATGCTGGTCCTGATGACCGAGTCCAGCGCCGGCATGCTCGCCCTGGGCGAGATCTGCGACCGCCGCGCCGACGCCAGGGTCATCACCCGCGGTCTGCGCACCGACGGCCTCGCCACCCTGGTCGGCCCCGTCTTCGGCGGCTTCCCCACCTCCGCCTTCGCCCAGAACGTCGGCGTCGTCTCCCTCACCCGGGTGCGCAGCCGCTACGTCGTCGCCGTCGCCGGCGCCACCCTGCTGGTCCTCGGCGCCTTCCCGGTCCTCGGCGCGGTCGTCTCCCTGGTGCCGATGCCGGTCCTCGGCGGCGCGGGCATCGTCCTCTTCGGCTCGATCGCCGTCAGCGGCATCCGTACGCTGTCCGAGGCCGGCCTCGACGACAGCTCCAACATCATCCTGGTGGCCGTGGCGCTCGGTGCGGGCATCATCCCGCTGGCCGCGCCCACCTTCTACGCCGAGTTCCCCGCCTGGGCGCAGACCGTCCTCGGCTCCGGCATCAGCGCCGGCGCGCTCGTCGCGGTCTCGCTCAACCTGTTCTTCCACCACCTCGGCACCCGGGGCCGTCCCGCGGCTGCGGCACTCAAATCCTCCTAG
- the pucL gene encoding factor-independent urate hydroxylase, translating to MTRFVLGQNQYGKAENRVVKITRDGDTHHIKDLNVSVALSGDMEEVHRSGSNANVLPTDTTKNTVFAFAKEHGIESAEDLGVKLARHFVDNNEPIHRARIRVEEYSWERIETSKGGARFVGSEEIAHSFVRKGQETRVAQITYDGHGVQVLSGFKDLTVLNSTSSEFFGFLKDKYTTLQEDYDRILATTVSTWWRHNWDGVDSHAPDWDRSYAGVRKHALQAFAETYSYSLQQTLFEMGVRVLNSRDEVDEIRFSMPNKHHFRSDLSPFGIDNEAKDGAVYYAADRPYGLIEATILRDGAEQLIPVDMTNL from the coding sequence ATGACCCGTTTCGTCCTGGGACAGAACCAGTACGGCAAGGCAGAGAACCGCGTTGTCAAGATCACGCGTGACGGCGACACGCACCACATCAAGGACCTGAACGTCTCCGTCGCCCTCTCCGGCGACATGGAGGAGGTCCACCGCAGCGGGTCCAACGCGAACGTCCTGCCGACCGACACCACCAAGAACACGGTGTTCGCCTTCGCCAAGGAGCACGGCATCGAGAGCGCCGAGGACCTCGGCGTCAAGCTCGCCCGCCACTTCGTGGACAACAACGAGCCCATCCACCGGGCCCGCATCCGCGTCGAGGAGTACTCCTGGGAGCGGATCGAGACCTCGAAGGGCGGCGCCCGCTTCGTCGGCTCCGAGGAGATCGCCCACTCCTTCGTCCGCAAGGGCCAGGAGACCCGCGTCGCGCAGATCACCTACGACGGCCACGGCGTCCAGGTGCTCTCCGGCTTCAAGGACCTGACCGTCCTGAACTCGACCAGCTCCGAGTTCTTCGGCTTCCTGAAGGACAAGTACACCACCCTCCAGGAGGACTACGACCGCATCCTCGCCACCACCGTCTCCACCTGGTGGCGGCACAACTGGGACGGCGTCGACTCGCACGCCCCGGACTGGGACCGCTCGTACGCCGGGGTGCGCAAGCACGCCCTCCAGGCGTTCGCCGAGACCTACTCGTACTCGCTCCAGCAGACCCTCTTCGAGATGGGTGTGCGGGTGCTGAACTCCCGCGACGAGGTCGACGAGATCCGCTTCTCGATGCCCAACAAGCACCACTTCCGCTCGGACCTGTCGCCCTTCGGGATCGACAACGAGGCCAAGGACGGCGCCGTCTACTACGCCGCCGACCGCCCGTACGGCCTGATCGAGGCCACCATCCTGCGGGACGGCGCCGAGCAACTCATCCCGGTCGACATGACCAACCTCTGA
- the uraH gene encoding hydroxyisourate hydrolase: MSTSTTASVSTHILDTSAGRPAEGVAVQLAARSGQHADWRTLGGSATDADGRCKDLPALPEGTTHVRLDFDTETYFAKKQAAAQQDAPALRDSENGRPVFFPEVTITFAVVPGEHYHVPLLLNPFGYSVYRGS; the protein is encoded by the coding sequence ATGAGCACCAGCACCACCGCCTCCGTGTCCACGCACATCCTGGACACCAGCGCCGGCCGCCCCGCCGAGGGCGTCGCCGTCCAACTCGCCGCCCGCTCGGGGCAGCACGCGGACTGGCGGACACTCGGCGGCTCCGCGACCGACGCGGACGGCCGGTGCAAAGACCTCCCGGCCCTGCCGGAGGGCACCACCCACGTACGGCTCGACTTCGACACCGAGACGTACTTCGCCAAGAAACAAGCCGCGGCCCAGCAGGACGCCCCCGCGCTCCGGGACAGCGAGAACGGCCGGCCCGTGTTCTTCCCCGAGGTCACCATCACCTTCGCGGTGGTGCCCGGGGAGCACTACCACGTTCCGCTGCTGCTCAACCCGTTCGGCTACTCCGTTTACCGAGGGAGCTGA
- the uraD gene encoding 2-oxo-4-hydroxy-4-carboxy-5-ureidoimidazoline decarboxylase yields MTSTSAPGLARLNAGEESAALAELHEACASTAWARHLLAARPFATVEDLYTASDAAMAELTADDLDEAMAGHPPIGRPEPGDPTSSREQAGMAGASEELKAEMLELNLAYQDKFGHVFLICATGRTGEQMRDAALERIGNSPEQEREIIRAELGKINRIRLTRLVEQDA; encoded by the coding sequence GTGACGTCCACTTCCGCGCCGGGCCTGGCCCGTCTCAACGCCGGTGAGGAGTCCGCGGCGCTCGCCGAACTCCACGAGGCGTGTGCCTCCACGGCGTGGGCCCGGCACCTGCTCGCCGCCCGCCCCTTCGCCACCGTCGAGGACCTGTACACCGCCAGTGACGCCGCCATGGCCGAGCTGACGGCGGACGACCTCGACGAGGCGATGGCCGGGCACCCGCCGATCGGCCGGCCCGAGCCGGGCGACCCGACCTCGTCCCGCGAGCAGGCCGGGATGGCCGGCGCCTCCGAGGAACTCAAGGCGGAGATGCTCGAACTCAACCTGGCCTACCAGGACAAGTTCGGCCACGTCTTCCTCATCTGCGCCACCGGCCGGACCGGCGAGCAGATGCGGGACGCGGCTCTGGAGCGGATCGGCAACTCGCCCGAGCAGGAGCGCGAGATCATCCGCGCCGAACTGGGGAAGATCAACCGCATCCGCCTGACCCGACTCGTCGAACAGGACGCCTGA
- a CDS encoding helix-turn-helix domain-containing protein has translation MTGPGEEPFIASVKPLVDAIGGEMLPPDEAGQDDVVLSWEGADVVAVRLPQLADSLDHILAAMERRQGRPLAELDRRAKQEVVRTLEARGAFSVRHGVETVAGALGVSRFTVYNYLNREKDS, from the coding sequence GTGACGGGCCCGGGGGAGGAGCCCTTCATCGCGTCCGTGAAGCCGCTGGTCGACGCCATCGGCGGCGAGATGCTCCCGCCGGACGAGGCGGGCCAGGACGACGTCGTGCTCTCCTGGGAGGGTGCCGACGTCGTCGCCGTACGCCTGCCGCAGCTCGCCGACTCCCTGGACCACATCCTGGCCGCCATGGAGCGCCGGCAGGGCAGGCCGCTGGCCGAGCTGGACCGCCGGGCCAAGCAGGAGGTCGTCCGCACCCTGGAGGCGCGCGGCGCCTTCTCCGTGCGGCACGGAGTGGAGACCGTCGCGGGCGCCCTCGGCGTCAGCCGCTTCACCGTCTACAACTACCTCAACCGCGAGAAGGACTCCTGA
- a CDS encoding TIM barrel protein, which translates to MGFADQRFNVNLSILFTELPLLERPAAAAAAGFTAVELWWPWIDSPTPEQAELDALKKAVEDAGVQLTGLNFYAGRLPGPDRGALSVPGEESDRFRANIDVAADFAKSLGCTALNALYGNRVEGVDPAEQDGLALENLVLAARAADRIGAILLVEALNKPESPLYPLVSAPAAVAVVDKVNEATGLGNAKFLMDLYHLSMNGEDLPRVIDAYAAKTGHVQIADNPGRGAPGTGSLPLEELLDQLGKAGYEGWVGLEYKPGDNPSAASFSWLPAEARAAR; encoded by the coding sequence ATGGGATTCGCAGACCAGCGCTTCAACGTCAACCTGTCGATCCTCTTCACGGAACTCCCGCTCCTGGAGCGCCCCGCGGCCGCCGCCGCGGCCGGCTTCACCGCGGTCGAGCTGTGGTGGCCCTGGATCGACTCGCCCACCCCCGAGCAGGCCGAGCTCGACGCCCTGAAGAAGGCCGTCGAGGACGCGGGCGTCCAGCTCACCGGGCTGAACTTCTACGCCGGCCGGCTGCCGGGCCCCGACCGCGGCGCCCTGTCGGTCCCCGGCGAGGAGTCGGACCGGTTCCGCGCCAACATCGACGTGGCCGCCGACTTCGCGAAGTCGCTGGGCTGCACGGCGCTCAACGCCCTGTACGGCAACCGCGTCGAGGGCGTGGACCCGGCCGAACAGGACGGGCTCGCGCTGGAGAACCTGGTGCTCGCCGCCCGCGCGGCCGACCGGATCGGCGCGATCCTGCTGGTCGAGGCGCTCAACAAGCCCGAGTCGCCGCTGTACCCGCTGGTGTCGGCGCCCGCCGCCGTCGCGGTGGTCGACAAGGTCAACGAGGCCACCGGACTGGGCAACGCCAAGTTCCTCATGGACCTGTACCACCTGTCCATGAACGGCGAGGACCTGCCGCGGGTGATCGACGCCTACGCCGCGAAGACCGGCCACGTGCAGATCGCCGACAACCCCGGCCGCGGCGCCCCCGGCACCGGCTCCCTCCCGCTGGAGGAGCTGCTCGACCAGCTCGGGAAGGCCGGTTACGAGGGGTGGGTCGGCCTGGAGTACAAGCCGGGCGACAACCCCAGCGCCGCGTCCTTCTCCTGGCTGCCGGCCGAGGCCCGCGCGGCCCGCTGA
- a CDS encoding 2-hydroxy-3-oxopropionate reductase: MSTLPKVAWIGLGIMGSPMSENLIKAGYQVTGFTLEQEKLDRLSAAGGTAAGSIAEAVRDADVVVTMVPASPQVEAIAYGPDGILENAKSGALLVDMSSITPQTSVDLAKAAKDKGIRVLDAPVSGGEAGAVEAVLSIMVGGEQADFDEARPLLETLGKTIVLCGPHGSGQTVKAANQLIVAVNIQACAEAVVFLEKSGVDLKAALDVLNGGLAGSTVLTRKKDNFLDRDFKPGFRIDLHHKDMGIVTDAARNVGAALPVGAVVAQLVASLRAQGDGGLDHSALLRAVERLSGAQV, encoded by the coding sequence ATGAGCACCCTTCCCAAGGTCGCCTGGATCGGTCTCGGCATCATGGGATCCCCCATGTCGGAGAACCTGATCAAGGCGGGTTACCAGGTCACCGGCTTCACGCTGGAGCAGGAGAAGCTGGACCGTCTGTCCGCCGCCGGCGGCACCGCGGCCGGCTCGATCGCCGAGGCCGTGCGCGACGCGGACGTCGTGGTCACCATGGTGCCCGCGTCCCCGCAGGTCGAGGCCATCGCGTACGGCCCCGACGGCATCCTGGAGAACGCGAAGTCCGGCGCGCTGCTGGTCGACATGTCCTCGATCACCCCGCAGACCTCGGTCGACCTGGCGAAGGCCGCGAAGGACAAGGGCATCCGCGTCCTGGACGCCCCCGTCTCCGGCGGCGAGGCCGGCGCCGTCGAGGCCGTGCTGTCCATCATGGTCGGCGGCGAGCAGGCCGACTTCGACGAGGCCAGGCCGCTGCTGGAGACGCTCGGCAAGACCATCGTGCTGTGCGGCCCGCACGGCTCGGGCCAGACCGTCAAGGCCGCCAACCAGCTCATCGTCGCCGTGAACATCCAGGCGTGCGCCGAGGCCGTGGTCTTCCTGGAGAAGTCGGGCGTGGACCTCAAGGCCGCCCTCGACGTCCTCAACGGCGGACTGGCGGGCTCCACCGTGCTGACGCGGAAGAAGGACAACTTCCTCGACCGCGACTTCAAACCGGGCTTCCGCATCGACCTGCACCACAAGGACATGGGCATCGTCACCGACGCCGCCCGCAACGTCGGCGCCGCGCTTCCGGTGGGCGCCGTGGTGGCCCAGCTCGTCGCGTCGCTGCGCGCCCAGGGCGACGGCGGCCTGGACCACTCGGCCCTGCTGCGGGCCGTGGAGCGCCTCTCCGGCGCCCAGGTCTGA